AAGGATCGCCCCGAAAAAGCGTACCAGGATGCACAGATGACCAAAACGGTGTACCTGAATGGTAAAGGCCGTGTTCCGCAGGCATCATCATGCACCTATCAGTTTTCATTCTATTTGCCATCCAGCTATCCGGCAAATACCAATACCATTTTTGCCCAGTGGCATGGCATGCCCGACCGTACGCTGATATCCACTCCCAACGGCCAAATAAAAAAGTTAACCATTGATGAATTTGCGCAGCTGTACAACCGCATGATCTTTAATAAAGATACCGGCTACGATAAAGTAAAAACGACTGACAACAGCGGCAATATCGTTTACAAAACCGATAAAAAACCTAATGGCTGGCTGATAGAACAAGGTGGCTACCCACCATTGGCCTTCGGTTTTTCTGACGGATATTTTTACATCAAAGCCAACTCCGACAGGAAATGGTTAACGGATAAATCTGACCGCTGCAATGCCAATGTTGCTAAGACTGATATTATGCGGCCTGTAAAATCGGTCTATAAAGCCTCTACCATCGCTTACAAAATGCCATTTGAAAATTTCCCAAAAGATTGCTGGATCACTTTCTCTGCAAATGTTAACTGGTCAAAATACAGCGGCCAGACGCAAACTATAGTTAAAGATGGCCAGCTGGATGTACAAATGGTTTACAACCAGAATGGCAAAACCGTGAACAAACATATTGTTGATCATCAGCAGATACAAATTGGCCGTAATGATGAGGATGGTTACTATTTCAAATTCGGTATTTACCGGCTGGGCAGCAGCACGGTGCCGGTGTCATACAACCTGGCAGGTTTCTCTCAGAAGATCAATTGATCTGCCCCGATTAATAACTACAAAAAAGCCGGACATATTTGATATGTCCGGCTTTTTGTGCACGTGCTGTAAAGCTTATGGCCTTACTTGTAAGGGAATATCAATGCTCTTGCCATCCTTACAATAAACTTTTATGAGCGAGTTACCATTTACGTGGGTGATAGACTGCACGTCTGCAACATACTGCGCCGGGTACCACTCCCCTTTTACCGTAACCGTTACAAACGAGCCTTTGCTTACCGCATTGGTAATATTCTCGGGCATACGCGACATGTTATGTCCCCATTTTTCCAGATTCAGATCTGGGTTTGCTATCGTTAAAACCGCGTTGTTATCCTCCTTTTTAAACATCGCCAGCAGTGGAACGTCTGTTTTAACAACCGGTCCTTTTAAAACTTTATTGGCGGTAAAAACTGCGTAGGCGGTGATACCTGATGCCGGGTGATAAATAATATGTGCGTCAGCATCCTTTTCATAAACTTCATAGCTCTTTTTGGCGAGGTATGGTGCAACTTGATCAGCCGGCGTGTTCAGCAGCAGCTCATATTCATAGCCCTGTTTTTGTGGTGCTGCACCATGGTCTATATAGGCCTTTACGTGGGGAGATGATATAGGCTGATAATTACTTTTCTCCAGTTTAAAGGATGATTGCTCGCCCTGCATCAACCTAACTTTTTGGTCTTTACCGAAGATATAATGCACACCGTTTTGGTCTGTTAAGTACCCACCATTGGCATACTGATCAATACTTAATGACGTGCCGATAGCATTACCGTTCAATTGTGTCGGCGATTGATTATTTACCCGGTATTGGAAGAGCGTAGTTACTGTGTGGTAACGCTTATCAGTATTGGCAATGTCAGAGCCCAGGCAAATCACCTCATTGCCAATAAAGAAGTAGGATTTTTTAGCGCGAAAGGTGCTGTCAAAAAGTGCTACATCTTTATCTGGCCCCACATTATCCCGCAAATCTACAGCATACATTCCGTTTTTACCTTGCTGGCTCAAGCCGCTGGCAAACAGGCTGCGGGAGAAGTTACGATGCTGACCTTCCTCATATTTAGCATTTGGCGTAGCATAGTATAAAATCTTTTCGGCAGGCATAGCTTTGGTGGTCGCTCCCGGCAGGTATCCCCAATGGAAACCGGCATTCATATCCATGCCCTGTCCTTCAAAACCCTGTTTCTCGTTACCCTGTGCGGTAATCAGCGTGCCGAAGCTCAGGTATCGGCCCATGTTATTCTCTCCGGTTCCGGCTTCATAATCCCATACGTATTGGTTATAGCCTTTTACCGTTGCAAAAGCATTGCCCTGGCGGTAGCTCATCAGGCCAGAGTAAGGCATCACATAACTTCCATCGCCCGGGCGCTTCATTTTTCCCTTGCATGATTCATGCAAGCGCACCATCAAATCCAACGTGCCCAAGGTACCGCAATAAGTGAGTGCAGGTGTGAGGATGGCGTTTACCTCTGCAGGCTTGGCTACATCATACAGATA
This region of Mucilaginibacter yixingensis genomic DNA includes:
- a CDS encoding heparin lyase I family protein, with translation MKKNLLPIATCLLSANFAMAQTQQLKPLPTRTNIEQDSAKKYDIIDGVWAGVGIKKKSAIQHDYALPFNGQPSYRFSLEADDNTLTDYDGKGTKGRAELAFAYATHDDFKDRPEKAYQDAQMTKTVYLNGKGRVPQASSCTYQFSFYLPSSYPANTNTIFAQWHGMPDRTLISTPNGQIKKLTIDEFAQLYNRMIFNKDTGYDKVKTTDNSGNIVYKTDKKPNGWLIEQGGYPPLAFGFSDGYFYIKANSDRKWLTDKSDRCNANVAKTDIMRPVKSVYKASTIAYKMPFENFPKDCWITFSANVNWSKYSGQTQTIVKDGQLDVQMVYNQNGKTVNKHIVDHQQIQIGRNDEDGYYFKFGIYRLGSSTVPVSYNLAGFSQKIN